The DNA window GTAGTTGGACCCTCCTTTGCAACACCATCAATAATAGATTGGCCATCTGTCTTTCTCTTCTTTGGAACAAAATCTACCCCATTACCAGCCGTGGAGTTTGATGTTTGTCCTAGTATAGCATCGGCGGAGGGATATAAGTCTGCGAAAAGCGTAAAAAGAGTCATATTGCAAATATGCTAGGGAAgcttagaaaataaaaacatgaGTAAAAATATGGACCTTGGCAGGAGTTATCAATCCGCCACCTCCCTTCTTTCGGTCTTTGTCATAGTCAGGCTTCAACATACTCTTTTCTATTTCATGAAACAAAGCCACTACGGAAggtgttatatttttatgagcaacaattatattttcatgctgcatttcactaaaaaattgttttacatCATCCATCGTTTTGTTCTTGCAGTACAGTTTAATCAAAATGTTGTAAGTCACAATATTAGGAGTGCAACCCTTGCTTACCATAATGTCAAATACTTTTCTAGCCTCACTTAATTGATTCTGCTGACAATATCCACCTATTAATGAATTGTAAGTGACCACATTCGGCTCTATCTCCCTCTGCGTCATTGTTTCAACTATATCACGAGCCTCTAAAACCATCCCTTCTTTACACAAACCATCGACCAATACATTGAAAATGACTACATCTGGCTTGATTTTCCAATCAAACATTTCATTATGTAAAGCTAAAGCTTCCTTGCATTGGCCTAAATTGAAACGACAACGAATTAAAGAGCTGTAAGTTACAACATCAGCCAATATATTTTCTCTCTTCATCTCTAATACAAGGTTTTTAGCCGTGGTAATGAAACCCTCCCTGCAAAGCCCGTCGATAATTGTATTATAGGTCACAACATTTGGCTGACAACCTTTTTCTCTCATTCTTTGAAGTAAACTAATTGCAGCACTGGATTTTCCAATTTTACATAAGGAATTAGCAACAGAAGAATAGGCATAAACATCAAGTTGATAACCCTTGGCTTCTATATCATCAAACAACTCGACAGCTTGGGCAATTTTACCTTGTAAACAAAGGCCATTGAGTAAGGGATTAAACATAATCACGTCAAGCCGAAATCCGAGTTTGAAGATTTTTCCTAGCATGGCGAATCCAAAATCGACACGATGCAAATGACAGAAGCAATTCATCACTATGTTAATAGTGTAAGCATTAAACGGAAGTCCTGCCAATTCCAATCGCTTACAAAGAGAAAGCACGGCCTGAAAATGTTTCATTCTGACAAGTGCAGATAACAATTTATTAAACTCAACTATGGAAGGTAAGGGGTTGATGTGAAGCATGGTATTGAATGAAAGTAGGGCATCATCAATATTAGTCATTTTTGTATAAGTATGAAGATGACATATGGTACCAATTTTCCCAAAACTATTGAAAGCAGAAGGTGCAGCTGCAACCAACAGAATGGGTTTTAGGGTCCTACGGAGCCTCATTATGCGCAAGTGAATGATCGATATGAGACTCGAAAGAGTCGATTAccatctttgataaaaaaaatgatcgaCATAGGTTTGAGCAGCTGCTGCTATTTTTATTGCGAAGAACCAAAAGTAAGGGGGAGTGTAGTTTATGGTGGAATAATGTACTAGGCGCAGCAAATTTCTGTTGTTGTTTCTTTTactgataatttatttaagaaaattgagtgtgtagaatttataattttatgttttaattttatgctttactTTTTTAAGATACAAGATTTGATTCATgataattcaaattcaaatataattaaatgtgaatgcaaaatttagatttttatactTATCTGGTTTTTAAACTTgaatctaaatatatattttttattacaaaatggtatctaataatattaaaaatggaaaaattatttatttattagtacaattttttaattatcattactCATGGTGACCCAAACAATACATCTCATTGACGAAAATCTagtttacatatttttataacattaaatatcAAATGGAAAATTACctacaaaatttaataaaatatttttggatacgTCAAGAGAGATAAGCCGAAAGCTAAAGATGAAATCACTGCCACCAACtgagaaaaaatagaaaaggaaTAATCACTCAAACTTGAATTGGTCGCAGCATAGCATGCAAATAAATTGCTAATGTAATTTTCCGCAGTATGTCCAATTCTGACAAAACAGCTCATTATCATGTCCATAATTAATTAGAGACAATAcaataaactaaacaaaaaatgaaacaaaattatacAGTAGACCAGTATGGAGTTACTGCCTAGATCCTGTAACCTCACACCAGAATTTCTTATGCCTcactttttctcttcttcttttctttcttcttgcTTGGCATTTCGGATTCTTCTTCGGCTTGTTCGGAATTTTTTCGCTTCTTCGTCTTCTTTTTTCCTGCATCAGCATTTTCCGCAGCATTTTTGCCAGCTTTATGGTTTCTTTTGCCACCATTTGGCACCAAAGTCTCTTCATGAtcagtttttttcttcttctgctcaCCAGTAGTTGGACCCTCCTTTGCAACACCATCAATAATAGATTGGCCATCTGTCTTTCTCTTCTTTGGAACAAAATCTACCCCATTACCAGCCGTGGAGTTTGATGTTTGTCCTAGTATAGCATCGGCGGAGGGATATAAGTCTGCGAAAAGCGTAAAAAGAGTCATATTGCAAATATGCTAGGGAAgcttagaaaataaaaacatgaGTAAAAATATGGACCTTGGCAGGAGTTATCAATCCGCCACCTCCCTTCTTTCGGTCTTTGTCATAGTCAGGCTTCAACATACTCTTTTCTATTTCATGAAACAAAGCCACTACGGAAggtgttatatttttatgagcaacaattatattttcatgctgcatttcactaaaaaattgttttacatCATCCATCGTTTTGTTCTTGCAGTACAGTTTAATCAAAATGTTGTAAGTCACAATATTAGGAGTGCAACCCTTGCTTACCATAATGTCAAATACTTTTCTAGCCTCACTTAATTGATTCTGCTGACAATATCCACCTATTAATGAATTGTAAGTGACCACATTCGGCTCTATCTCCCTCTGCGTCATTGTTTCAACTATATCACGAGCCTCTAAAACCATCCCTTCTTTACACAAACCATCGACCAATACATTGAAAATGACTACATCTGGCTTGATTTTCCAATCAAACATTTCATTATGTAAAGCTAAAGCTTCCTTGCATTGGCCTAAATTGAAACGACAACGAATTAAAGAGCTGTAAGTTACAACATCAGCCAATATATTTTCTCTCTTCATCTCTAATACAAGGTTTTTAGCCGTGGTAATGAAACCCTCCCTGCAAAGCCCGTCGATAATTGTATTATAGGTCACAACATTTGGCTGACAACCTTTTTCTCTCATTCTTTGAAGTAAACTAATTGCAGCACTGGATTTTCCAATTTTACATAAGGAATTAGCAACAGAAGAATAGGCATAAACATCAAGTTGATAACCCTTGGCTTCTATATCATCAAACAACTCGACAGCTTGGGCAATTTTACCTTGTAAACAAAGGCCATTGAGTAAGGGATTAAACATAATCACGTCAAGCCGAAATCCGAGTTTGAAGATTTTTCCTAGCATGGCGAATCCAAAATCGACACGATGCAAATGACAGAAGCAATTCATCACTATGTTAATAGTGTAAGCATTAAACGGAAGTCCTGCCAATTCCAATCGCTTACAAAGAGAAAGCACGGCCTGAAAATGTTTCATTCTGACAAGTGCAGATAACAATTTATTAAACTCAACTATGGAAGGTAAGGGGTTGATGTGAAGCATGGTATTGAATGAAAGTAGGGCATCATCAATATTAGTCATTTTTGTATAAGTATGAAGATGACATATGGTGTACCAATTTTCCCAAAACTATTGAAAGCAGAAGGTGCAGCTGCAACCAACAGAATGGGTTTTAGGGTCCTACGGAGCCTCATTATGCGCAAGTGAATGATCGATATGAGACTCGAAAGAGTCGATTAccatctttgataaaaaaaatgatcgaCATAGGTTTGAGCAGCTGCTGCTATTTTTATTGCGAAGAACCAAAAGTAAGGGGGAGTGTAGTTTATGGTGGAATAATGTACTAGGCGCAGCAAATTTCTGTTGTTGTTTCTTTTactgataatttatttaagaaaattgagtgtgtagaatttataattttatgttttaattttatgctttactTTTTTAAGATACAAGATTTGATTCATgataattcaaattcaaatataattaaatgtgaatgcaaaatttagatttttatactTATCTGGTTTTTAAACTTgaatctaaatatatattttttattacaaaatggtatctaataatattaaaaatggaaaaattatttatttattagtacaattttttaattatcattactCATGGTGACCCAAACAATACATCTCATTGACGAAAATCTagtttacatatttttataacattaaatatcAAATGGAAAATTACctacaaaatttaataaaatatttttggatacgTCAAGAGAGATAAGCCGAAAGCTAAAGATGAAATCACTGCCACCAACtgagaaaaaatagaaaaggaaTAATCACTCAAACTTGAATTGGTCGCAGCATAGCATGCAAATAAATTGCTAATGTAATTTTCCGCAGTATGTCCAATTCTGACAAAACAGCTCATTATCATGTCCATAATTAATTAGAGACAATAcaataaactaaacaaaaaatgaaacaaaattatacAGTAGACCAGTATGGAGTTACTGCCTAGATCCTGTAACCTCACACCAGAATTTCTTATGCCTcactttttctcttcttcttttctttcttcttgcTTGGCATTTCGGATTCTTCTTCGGCTTGTTCGGAATTTTTTCGCTTCTTCGTCTTCTTTTTTCCTGCATCAGCATTTTCCGCAGCATTTTTGCCAGCTTTATGGTTTCTTTTGCCACCATTTGGCACCAAAGTCTCTTCATGAtcagtttttttcttcttctgctcaCCAGTAGTTGGACCCTCCTTTGCAACACCATCAATAATAGATTGGCCATCTGTCTTTCTCTTCTTTGGAACAAAATCTACCCCATTACCAGCCGTGGAGTTTGATGTTTGTCCTAGTATAGCATCGGCGGAGGGATATAAGTCTGCGAAAAGCGTAAAAAGAGTCATATTGCAAATATGCTAGGGAAgcttagaaaataaaaacatgaGTAAAAATATGGACCTTGGCAGGAGTTATCAATCCGCCACCTCCCTTCTTTCGGTCTTTGTCATAGTCAGGCTTCAACATACTCTTTTCTATTTCATGAAACAAAGCCACTACGGAAggtgttatatttttatgagcaacaattatattttcatgctgcatttcactaaaaaattattttacatcaTCCATCGTTTTGTTCTTGCAGTACAGTTTAATCAAAATGTTGTAAGTCACAATATTAGGAGTGCAACCCTTGCTTACCATAATGTCAAATACTTTTCTAGCCTCACTTAATTGATTCTGCTGACAATATCCACCTATTAATGAATTGTAAGTGACCACATTCGGCTCTATCTCCCTCTGCGTCATTGTTTCAACTATATCACGAGCCTCTAAAACCATCCCTTCTTTACACAAACCATCGACCAATACATTAAAAATGACTACATCTGGCTTGATTTTCCAATCAAACATTTCATTATGTAAAGCTAAAGCTTCCTTGCATTGGCCTAAATTGAAAAGACAACGAATTAAAGAGCTGTAAGTTACAACATCAGCCAATATATTTTCTCTCTTCATCTCTAATACAAGGTTTTTAGCCGTGGTAATGAAACCCTCCCTGCAAAGCCCGTCGATAATTGTATTATAGGTCACAACATTTGGCTGACAACCTTTTTCTCTCATTCTTTGAAGTAAACTAATTGCAGCACTGGATTTTCCAATTTTACATAAGGAATTAGCAACAGAAGAATAGGCATAAACATCAAGTTGATAACCCTTGGCTTCTATATCATCAAACAACTCGACAGCTTGGGCAATTTTACCTTGTAAACAAAGGCCATTGAGTAAGGGATTAAACATAATCACGTCAAGCCGAAATCCGAGTTTGAAGATTTTTCCTAGCATGGCGAATCCAAAATCGACACGATGCAAATGACAGAAGCAATTCATCACTATGTTAATAGTGTAAGCATTAAACGGAAGTCCTGCCAATTCCAATCGCTTACAAAGAGAAAGCACGGCCTGAAAATGTTTCATTCTGACAAGTGCAGATAACAATTTATTAAACTCAACTATGGAAGGTAAGGGGTTGATGTGAAGCATGGTATTGAATGAAAGTAGGGCATCAT is part of the Mercurialis annua linkage group LG3, ddMerAnnu1.2, whole genome shotgun sequence genome and encodes:
- the LOC126672309 gene encoding putative pentatricopeptide repeat-containing protein At1g12700, mitochondrial — protein: MRLRRTLKPILLVAAAPSAFNSFGKIGTICHLHTYTKMTNIDDALLSFNTMLHINPLPSIVEFNKLLSALVRMKHFQAVLSLCKRLELAGLPFNAYTINIVMNCFCHLHRVDFGFAMLGKIFKLGFRLDVIMFNPLLNGLCLQGKIAQAVELFDDIEAKGYQLDVYAYSSVANSLCKIGKSSAAISLLQRMREKGCQPNVVTYNTIIDGLCREGFITTAKNLVLEMKRENILADVVTYSSLIRCRFNLGQCKEALALHNEMFDWKIKPDVVIFNVLVDGLCKEGMVLEARDIVETMTQREIEPNVVTYNSLIGGYCQQNQLSEARKVFDIMVSKGCTPNIVTYNILIKLYCKNKTMDDPDYDKDRKKGGGGLITPAKHICNMTLFTLFADLYPSADAILGQTSNSTAGNGVDFVPKKRKTDGQSIIDGVAKEGPTTGEQKKKKTDHEETLVPNGGKRNHKAGKNAAENADAGKKKTKKRKNSEQAEEESEMPSKKKEKKKRKSEA
- the LOC126672310 gene encoding putative pentatricopeptide repeat-containing protein At1g12700, mitochondrial — encoded protein: MTNIDDALLSFNTMLHINPLPSIVEFNKLLSALVRMKHFQAVLSLCKRLELAGLPFNAYTINIVMNCFCHLHRVDFGFAMLGKIFKLGFRLDVIMFNPLLNGLCLQGKIAQAVELFDDIEAKGYQLDVYAYSSVANSLCKIGKSSAAISLLQRMREKGCQPNVVTYNTIIDGLCREGFITTAKNLVLEMKRENILADVVTYSSLIRCRFNLGQCKEALALHNEMFDWKIKPDVVIFNVLVDGLCKEGMVLEARDIVETMTQREIEPNVVTYNSLIGGYCQQNQLSEARKVFDIMVSKGCTPNIVTYNILIKLYCKNKTMDDPDYDKDRKKGGGGLITPAKHICNMTLFTLFADLYPSADAILGQTSNSTAGNGVDFVPKKRKTDGQSIIDGVAKEGPTTGEQKKKKTDHEETLVPNGGKRNHKAGKNAAENADAGKKKTKKRKNSEQAEEESEMPSKKKEKKKRKSEA
- the LOC126672311 gene encoding putative pentatricopeptide repeat-containing protein At1g12700, mitochondrial gives rise to the protein MRLRRTLKPILLVAAAPSAFNSFGKIGTICHLHTYTKMTNIDDALLSFNTMLHINPLPSIVEFNKLLSALVRMKHFQAVLSLCKRLELAGLPFNAYTINIVMNCFCHLHRVDFGFAMLGKIFKLGFRLDVIMFNPLLNGLCLQGKIAQAVELFDDIEAKGYQLDVYAYSSVANSLCKIGKSSAAISLLQRMREKGCQPNVVTYNTIIDGLCREGFITTAKNLVLEMKRENILADVVTYSSLIRCLFNLGQCKEALALHNEMFDWKIKPDVVIFNVLVDGLCKEGMVLEARDIVETMTQREIEPNVVTYNSLIGGYCQQNQLSEARKVFDIMVSKGCTPNIVTYNILIKLYCKNKTMDDVK